The genome window AAAATAAGGGCGCTCACCATTAAATCGCACGGCTCGCACCGCCCCCTGCCCGCAGTCCAACGTCTTCAACCGTTTCTGCGGCAGCTCCGGGGCCCGCGGCTTTGGCTCAGGGAAAGCCATTGCTCCGCGCACCCTTCCTCGCTGCCTGATTTCTGCCTGCACCGAGGATTTCCATGCGCTGGAAACTCCTGCTTGAGTGTAACCTTATTATTGTCCTCCATAGCCTACTTCCTATTTCTCACTTCCGGGTTCGAAATTTCGTTTTTTTTGGAGATAATGCTGGCAATACTGAAGCTTGCTTCCAGCTTCCTAGTTTCTTTTCCCACTTCTCATTTCTAGGAACATTTTTGGCTTCTAGTTCTCTGTCCCCTGGCTCGGGGGCGTTCCAGCCTCCGCCCGCAGGAACGGAAACACGAGGGCTGAGGGTGTTACTCTAAAAGCCACCGTTTCCACGCCGGAAGCTGTCGGAAGCTGTGACTCTCGCAGCGGAAGAGCCACGACTTCTGACTCGCTATGTCCGCGAACAATATGTCGGACCCACGGAGGCCCAACAAAGTGCTGAGGTGAGGATCCTAGTTGTCAtggtgttaaaaaaacaaaattccagtgtaaattttaaagatataatcGGCTTTATCAAATGATTCATGAATTGGGCAGCATCAATCTAGAAAGTAGAGGGGAGCTCTAAAGGGCTTCAGAaagggaaagatttttaaaggcaggacaaggaagacatacacagAAAAAGGGATTGTTTCCCGTTTGGGGAAAAAAGTTCTTATTAGGTGGGATTACCTCCTCTTGCCTTTAGGGGATAGCGAGGGGAGAGGGTCCATGTGACAGCCTACCTCTTTGTTACTGATCAGAAAATTCCCGACTGACCAGTTCAGACTACATTTCTGGAGGAGGCTGACGCTTCAATTAGGTTAGGTTTAATTAAGCCCCACTTTGATGGCATAGCCTAGcgtaagtgactccattttgggcctgtgGTTTTCCTTTTAATAATGGCCTCTTTTCATCAGACTCTCAGCTTAACTGATAGATGTGATCAAAACTTAAGGCATTAGCACCAGTCTAAGCTACTGCCCTGAGTTTCTCgtggtttttgttgttcttttgcaTGGTATCTATAGGTTATGATGTTTTTGCTTAACCCTTGTGATATTCAGAGGTCCTGGCTGGCTTCAGGTTCACAGTCTTTAAGTCGGTCATTCTCTTGTTCCTTTTCTGATGTtctagtgttagggaaagcttttatTTGGTGGTTAGCGGCTGTGAACATGTATTTAAAGCTCTTGAGAGAGTACAGCACACCAGGGAGATTATTATGATGATAATCAACAGGATAATTCACAATGTTTGGAGGGCACTTTGGAGCCATGGTCCTCAGGACCCTAACCAGTCACAATTGAATATGTCAAAGAAAGATCCCATTGAAGGAGTCAACCTTCTTAAACCAACTGGCTTGCTCAGTGCTCTTATGTAATTGAGTTTCAACTTCTCTTGAAGGGTTAATCCAGGTGTAGCAGGTGGTGTTGGCCACGGCACAGACTCCTTGCTCAGCTAAAAGATAATCAAGGACTATCCTATTACAAAGCACAACTTTGGCCAGAGAAGCTAAGGATCTTTCTTAGGCTGATGGCCCTAAGTAAATTCTGAGTCATGAAATTCTCCTCATAGGTCCTTTCTAACTCAGTGATGTAAATCCAGGGGAGTTGACCAATGAAATGTCTTAGTTTACTTGTGGAAAGTTAGGGGCACAGTTAGATAAACTAAGAGGCATTCAGAGGCCCAAGGAAAATGATAATCGTCACGGACAAAGACAAACCCCTTATGGGCATAGACTATTCCCGTTAAGGAGGTACCATTAATGGATTCATTCATAGGGATTACTGCATGTGTCCATTCAAGCCAGGTGTCAGTCAGGTTTTTACAACATATGAAAGAGACTCTTCTAGCCTGAAAGTGTTATTCTAAATGACTCGCAAAGATGGGTGCTGCTGGTGAGATCTATTAGTGAGTGGGAGCAAATCTGATCTAGATTATCATCGGAATGTGCAGGTGGGTGCAAATGcactaagattttttaaagttttttttcggggggggggaggtaattaggtttgtttgtttaaatggaggtattggggactgaactcagtaccttgtgcatgttaatttaagcacgcactctaccacagagctataccctcccccttgcaAATGTTCTAAGATTTACTAGGTAATTGTGTATAATTGAGTATGTACAGTTATGattgaagaaaggaaaaaacaaggcATAGGTTGTTTTGGCCGTAAGAGTTGAACTCTGTAATGTGGAGTTGTACTGAAGTGCCATTCCCTAAGGTTAGATCTGCCGAGGCTTTTACTAACCTTGTGGCTGCAGCTATAACATTAAGACAGTTGGGCTAAGCACTAGCACTGAATCCCATTGTATGCTGTGATAGGCAGCAGGCTGTGTTTATTGCTATATTCTTGTGTGAGCATTCCCCGGAAAGGTCTGATTACCTCTTTTGTGCACAAGTAAGCTGAAAAGTCTTGAACAATTAGTTAGCCCTAGGGCCTGCGGTTTTCCAGTGCTTATTTTAGTCTTACAAAAGTCTGCTCATGTTTATCTGCCAAGGAAGGGGTTCAGGGACTGAAGTTTTAGTAAGTTCATAGCATGGGGAAGCCAACAGAGAAAAATTAGGAACCCATAGTCTATGATAGCCAGTCAGATCTAGAAATCCATGAAGCTGTCCCTTAGTTGTAAGTGTAGGAAGTTCTTGGATTATCCTGATCCTTTTTGAAGATACCTGGATTCCTTCAGCACTTCATTTATGACCTAGGTCATGAACAGTATCTAGAGATAATTGTAATTTTTCCTTGGAGACTCTATATCCCTTTGTCAGTGGAAATAATCAACCAACCTATAGtaagaatagaaatttattcaggccaaactgaggactatagcctgggagacacagattcaagaaACACCTGAACTGTGTTTTGCCAGACTACAAAATGGGGGAGGCTTATATAGGCAAACACTGCAGTTACGTAGGTTGTTTGTCGAGAATTATAATTGGGGCTGGCAAGAAGTAAAAGTGATTGTTAAGCAGGGATTGGTTGGGGTCCAAAATGGTTGCACAGTCACAAGGCGAGACTTTGAGACCATAAGATTGCAGTTGGCAGCTGCTGACAGATACTATTTTGAGAATACCTGGTGGTATAAATTGAGTTTGATATTGTTCAGAATATTCACGTTCTCCGTGATGCAGGAACATGTCTGAAATTATATCCGCAGTGGCCACCCAGCTCCGTTTGGATACCTGAACCACAGTctatcttgtcagaacaaagaacaaacaTCAAATATGACAGGGACACGTTCTTTCAGGTTTTAAAGAGACAGATTAGCACATACACAGTGAGTCAGCATGACCTTAGTGTCTGGGAAGGGAACCTGATTTGTAAAGGAGTTGATGTATTGGCATCATAGGAATGGGGTAATGAGGGAACATTTATCCCTATCTTCAAAATGGGCATTCTAAATAATCTGATAACTGCGttcgttttggtttttttttaatggttaaagcAAATATACAATGTCTGTTTGACAGGCCACAAGACAGGCCTAAATTCTGGTTAGCATAAAGTTCAAGCCCAGTCAGATATTAGCTAGGatgacttccccatacctcaaTATGTGAATATTTCTTCCATCACTTTTCTGCTAACTCTTGCCACAGATAAATGGAATCTTTTATGGATGCCTCTTTGATAACTGAGCACAGCAAGAAGTCTTTCACATATTGTAGAATAGTTGATTTCCCAGGAACTAGATCGTGCTTACATCTTGTTGGAGCACTTGGGAGAAATAAGAAGGGGCCTCAGTGAATCCTTGAGGCGTGACTGTTCAGACGTACTGTTGATTGTTTCACGTAAAGGCGTACATGTCAGCTGCTGGGGTCTGCAGCCGTGCTGAAAAAGGCTGAACAAAAGTCTACAACAGTGAACCATTGTAAGTCTGGTGAAACTTGTGACAAAAGGAGATTCCAGGTTTGGGACAGCTGGGAAACGGGGAGTAACTATCTCAACAGCTCTTAAGTGCTCGACAAATCGCTGTCCTCGCCCATTAGGTTTCCAGACTGGCAGGATCTGTGTGTTGGGCCTGATTGCCCTCTGGGAGATTAGGTCTTCTGCTGCGGTTATGAGGCCTTGTGGGCTTTCAGTTTTAGTGGGTATTGAAGTAATTGAGGGAGAGGTGTCATCATGTCTCTCTGAATCTTTATAGGCTCTGTACTTTTTATTCTCTCAATGTCAGTATTAGAAGTAACCCCCAGATTCTGGGGCACCTCAACTAAATTAGGGTACTTTTGTCGGATGTCTTCCTCTTCTATGTCAAGGACAGATCGTAAGAACATAAAATTTCCTGACCAACCTGAACCTGTCTTTTAAGGTGAGGTCTCCATTGGAACAAAATTTATTAGCCATTTTAACTTAGAGAGGAGAGCTCTGCTTCACAGGTTACCAGGGCTATGTCACACAGCAAAAAAGACTGCTTTTCAGAAAAGGGCCCAGAGTCCTTTGTACTGGTTGAGACAGAAATTCTCTCTGAACTTTAATAGATACTCCCACTAAGGAAACCGCTTTTTCACGCTGAAGGACTTGTTGTCCTATGAGAGTGGGGTTTAAAGTAGACAGTGTAGCCCAGTATCAACTAGAATTTGGCAAGGTTTcccattaattttaattttagtttcccCTTGGCTGTTTAAGAGAATTACTGATAACAGGTTATTGGAGAGCTCCTTAGAATACTGGGTGGGGGGTAAATATGGGCACACTCAAGTTGAAGAATTTGCATAAGACCTTTGAGGACAATCTTTTCTCCAGTGGCCCAGTTGATTACATGTGGGACATTGGTCCCTGGGCCAGTGTTTTGATGGTGGACCCCGAGGAGGGCATTATTTTAGGTCTGTGGTCTTGGAGCTGTTGTAGCTGTAAGGCCAACAGCTTGGTGGGTTTTTGCCTGTGGTCGTGCTCTAAGGTCATTTCAGAGTGCTCAGCTATGGTTACTAGCTGAGTCATACTGGTGGTCTCCCATTCTGTTGTCTGCCTTTTTATCAGTCCACTAATCTCAGGAGGTAATCTATTTGCAAATAGGGCAGCCAGAGCAGGTTGGACGACTCCATTTATTATATGGAACTACAATGACATAGGAGGAGGACTTCCAAGCATGCGTTAAATTTGGCCAGATTTATCTTTGGTTTGCATGTTTGAATAATAGACCAATCAGTGGGGGTAGGGAAGACTCCAGGAATGGCTTCTAAAAGGCCAGTTACTGTTTTGTTAGCTTTTCTGGTTGAGGATCTTGAATATCACCCTCTGGGTTTTGCCATTTTGCTTTCTGCATCTGTTTTTGGGCTTCACTGGGTCCTACCAGCATGTGCACAAGCTGATAAAGACGTCGCAGCCTGGATCGGAGGCCCTGATAATGACTCTCAATTCTTCAAAAGAACTTTTGAGATTCCTCCCTAGGCTCAgttaattaactttttttctttgttttggctgggggcagtaattagatttatttatttttagaggaggtactgggaattgaacccagggccttgtgcatgctaagcatgcactctgtcacttgagctacaccctcccgaCCTCCCTAGGTTTAGGAAATGCCTTAACTTAGTTGGTCTTTGACTCTTCGTTTGGTCTTTAATCAAAGAGTGAAAGATACCCAAGGAGGTTCATCTGCAACCTCAGGTAGTCCCTTCAGAGTGGAAAGGCAGTTCAGAAAGAGAAtcattaaaatgtgaataaaaggaggagagaggggagcaacAGGAGTCACGTCAGTCCTATCCTCTTTTGTTTGAGGTCCTtcgtgttttttatttttcattagccATTTGTAATCAGTCTTTTAATGGAACTGTTTTGGAATCTTGAAGCCTTGTGGAAACTTCTGCATACCAATTAAAATAGGTATCCCTTTCTGTTTATTTAATTTGGAAACCCTCACTTTCAAGGGCACTTCTTAAATAAACAGTCTGATCTCACTGGGACATTCTCCGTAATGGCCATTTTTTTAGGTATTTACAGCTTCTGGGATTATAGTCATTAGACATAAAATAAGCAGGTGTGCTGACAGGTGGTGCACTTGACTCATTAAAGGTGAAAGCTCTTAACTCTCAGCCTTTATCTGCACAAAGCAAGACAGACAAACGTGTGTACCTGAACACTCCAGCGGTAGCCAATTACTGTGGCCTGGCCAGGAAAAAGGCCCCAAGCGCACCACCACCAGTTGTCAACGTGGAACCTGGGACCCCAAACGGGGACTGTGAACTGATTCCTGACAAATGGGGAACCACAGCTGCTGCCAGTGGTGCCCAGCTCGGAAGCTGGGGAAGGATCCCAAATGGGAAACTGCTGACCAAACCACCGGCAGTTCCCAACCAAGGGCTAGGGGTTTCCAACCAAATGCGGAACTGTGGTCTGAACCACCAGCAGCTCCCAGCGTGGAACTAGTGATACCAGACAAACAGGAAGCTGGCCGGAAAGCCAGTCAGATCGGGAGCTAGACACAAAGAGAACAGAGCTCAGAACTGACAGGAACTTACCCACAGCCCGCAGCAACAGCAAGAAAGACAGTCAACTCAAAAAAGGGTTCTTGGGTACCATGGCCTGTGTTCCTTGTTGTCTCCAAATGCCATCAGAGGTTCACTTTGGATCCTGCCACTGCCACCAAATCTGTTGaagaaacaaaattcaactgagtacgTTTTAAAGGTCTAATTGGCTCTATTGAAGGATTGATGGCTCTGGCAATGTCCTGTCTAGCAAGTAGGGGGGCTCTAATGCGCTACAGAAAGgaaaaggtttttaaaggcaGGAGAAGAATGTCATAAGCAGAAAAAAGGATTGTCTCAGATTAAGTCATCTCccttttggggagaaaaaggccTTACTAGGTGGGTAGCACTTCCTTTGGGGCCTTGGAGAGGGCCCATGTGACAGACCACCTCATTGGTGCTGACCAGAAAATTCCTGACTGACCGGTTAAGAATACATTTCCGAGGGAGGCTGAAGCTCCAAGTAGGTTAGGTATTAAGCAAGCCCTGGTTTGGTGGCATGGCCTagcataagtgactccattttgggcctgtggttttctttttaacaatgaGAACAGGCCTCAGGTTGTGGGTTGGGGGCCCAGTGAAGTGCTTGCCCATCTGACGGTGGGGCTTGAGTACCCCTGACCCTGAGCCGGCCACAGGTACAAGCCCCCACCGAGCGAGTGTAACCCAGCCTTGGATGACCCGACGCCAGACTACATGAACCTGCTCGGCATGATCTTCAGCATGTGTGGCCTCATGCTTAAGGTGGGCAGGGTTGAGTTTCCTTCCATATTGCTCTGCCTGACAATGGGGCAAGGGGCGGGTTCACAATGAAGCAGGACCAGCACtgagagggcagagctggggtgatGCCAGGTAGAGAAAGCCAGAGCTGTGGGCAAAGCCAGGGGTCTGGGTCAGGGTGGCTACATAGGAAGTGAGTCTGAGGGTGGGGCCAGGCTTCAAAGCAATTTGGAGGGGACTGGTGGAGAAAAGGTGGGGTCCTTAGGGTGATTGGGGGATGTCAAGGGCCAGTCTAATTAGGCCTGAGGGGTCATGGTGGGGTCAGAGATGCAGGACAGGGAGTAAGACCGGAAATCATGAACTTGGAGTCAGCTATGGGGGGCTGGGACTGAGGGACTCTTGGGGGTCAAGGTTTGAGCTGCACCAGGTGGAACTGGGGTTGGAACCATTGCCTGGGAATGGCCTTTGTGGGGGCTCACTGGGGTGCCCCTCACTGACCTAACCCACTCATCCACCTACGCAGCTGAAGTGGTGTGCTTGGGTTGCTGTCTACTGCTCCTTTATCAGCTTTGCCAACTCCCGGAGCTCTGAGGACACTAAGCAGATGATGAGTAGCTTCATGTGAGGCTGGGCCTGGAGTGGGGGCCtcctgggtgaggggagggggaccCCAAGCCTATCCATCCTGGACTGACATCTCTCTCCCATCTCAGGCTGTCCATCTCTGCCGTGGTGATGTCGTATCTGCAGAACCCTCAGCCCATGACACCCCCCTGGTGATGGCAGCCTAGAAGGATTACATCCCAGACCCCTCTATCCACCTTGCCCTCAGCCTGGCCCTTGGCTGCTCAGCTTCCTGCCCTCAGCTGAAGTCCTGGGCTCCCCTGGGTAAGGTAGTCTCATGGCCTGCAGCTGGATGGAGGgaacctggccctggccctgggatCCCACTTTTGCCGGGGCGGGGTGGGTGGGCAGAGAGGGGAATCCCCTAGGCCtacccctcctgccttcccttcccaccctgcctgCTGCTGGGGGAGACGCTGTCCATGTTTGTAGGTGTATCCACTCATTTTCCTGTTGAAACCAGTTAATAAAGTTTTGCATTCTGGCTGTTCTCTGtaacttctctctccttctgtgtaTTGTAGGTGTTCCTAGTAGGGAGAAGGGCTCCAGTTCCTCCActcaggcctgggctgggggccccAGTCTGGAACTTTTTTGGTAGTTCATTTATTTCACAAGCCTGGAGCCTAAAGTCAGCTGCCAGAGACAGAACAGTGATCCTTGCCCTCTGGCTGCTCAGCAGATAGCCCTGCTGATCTAAGGAATCTGGGCTTTGGTTTTCTTGTCAGAGGAATGAGGTAATGTCAGCAAATAGGATGGACCTGTAGGGACTAGGAAAGACAGGAGACTGAGTTCTCGCTCACATGTCAGGCTCTCACTCCTCACCGGAAGACACCGGTATCTCTCCCAACAAGACTGgatgcctcccctccccagcactgTAAGGGCAACTCCTTTACTCAACGTCTCAAACCATAGGACAGAACAGGGCCCCCATTAATCTCTGCTCCTGGCCAATCTAGGTCCCTCACGGACCTCAGCCCTGAAGGTCAAAGGAATACTGTAAGATCCTAGACATACTCCACCTCGAAGGCAAACCCAGCACCCGTAGGAAATCTGAGACCTTTACGCCCACGGGGACAATAGGGCATCCAGAGGCCACATGAGACGACTAGACGCTTAAAGTTCCTCTGGCCAAATCGGACGCACCCCGAGGGTGGGGCGCACCTTATCGCCTGTCTGCCCTCCCAGATCCCCCAGCGGTACCGCGAGGCACGGCCGCCGGGGCCTCGTGATGCTCCAGGCCGCGCCCTAGCCCCGCCCCTACCAGCGCCCATTGGCCAAAGAGGGTTCTGGGGGCGGGGCGTTGGCCCCTCCTAGCCGGGCCCGGGAACCCCCTGGAGGCAGTGTGGAGGCAGCAGAGCCATCCATGGGCGCCAACGCGCGGCCTTTGGGGGCCTGTGCTGGCGGCGGCCGGGGCGCGGCGGCGTCCCGGACGAGCTCTTGCGCGCCGTGGCTACCAATACCGCCTCTCTCCTGGCTCTTTTTGTTGTTACTGGCAGCGCCCGGCGCTTGGGCCGCGGGATACCAGGTGAGTGCGGCCCGCGAGCGGAAATGTACACTAGCGCGAGTGAAGCCCCGAGTAGGATCCGGAGGTGTGGGTGGGTCTGTTTCGTGGATGCCTAGTGAATGGTGCCAACATGACAATGTGGCCTGAGTGCATACTTTGTGTCATTGAGAGGTCTGGCTGTGCGTGTCTGAGAATGGGGCTGGTCTGTATCTGCCTGTCTGCTTCTGTGGGTCGGCTTCCTTGGACCCTGCATGCATTTACCTGTGAGGTTGGGTGTGAGGTTAGCAGCTGCATGTGTGGCGGGAAATTGTTAGAGCTGGGAGTCAACTGCTTAAAGTTCCTTCCTGGCTCCCACTTCCTGGCtacgtgaccttggccaagtcacttcaTCTCTTTGTACCTCACTGTTGTCAtctgaaaactggaaataatatTGCTCCTACCCTGCAGGGTGTCTGCCCGGTATTTGTAAATGCTTCATAAACATTAGCTACTACTATTATTGCCCCAAGATGTGAATGAGAGGTGAGAAGTTGTGCCAGGTGGGAGTTGTCTGTGACACAGCTATGTGTGTCCTCCCTCAGAGGGCCTGGCTCCACCTGAGTCACCTGATTCTAGATCAAGACTTACCTTAtgtcctccccaacccccataCGGGAGCCTGCCTCTTAACCTTGGGGTTACTGACAGGGTATGTGGGTTTGTGTTTGGGGTCCCTGTGCAGACATGCCCCAGAGTGGAGCCAGACATGCTGAATGTGCACTTGGTGGCCCACACACATGATGATGTGGGCTGGCTAAAGACGGTGGACCAGTACTTTTATGGCAGTGAGTAGAGGACGGGGACTGACTCCTGGGACACCCagagcccctctgagcccctcAGATCCTTTCAGGGTCCTGGACGATAGGGTGGGGGCAATGCCCAGCTTGGACTCCTGTGTCTAGG of Vicugna pacos chromosome 22, VicPac4, whole genome shotgun sequence contains these proteins:
- the WDR83OS gene encoding PAT complex subunit Asterix → MSANNMSDPRRPNKVLRYKPPPSECNPALDDPTPDYMNLLGMIFSMCGLMLKLKWCAWVAVYCSFISFANSRSSEDTKQMMSSFMLSISAVVMSYLQNPQPMTPPW